In the Thermogemmatispora onikobensis genome, ATATAGGGGATGGCAAGAAAGATCAGGAGGGCCAGAAGCGCAGCGATCGTCGTCTGGAGCGCGATGGCGCTGGTCGGCACACGCTCACGGTTGAGCTGACCAAGGCGTCCGGGCAGGCGCTGATCGATGCTTCCCACGAAGAGCAGGCGGGCGAACGAGTAATTATAAGCCGTAGCGGCCATTAAGTAAGCAAAGAGGAGCGCCACCACCGTGATGTTGCCCGCCAGCTTTCCCAGAACGCTATCCACCACTGTGATCAGGACGAACGGGTTGGAGGTGGTGGCTGGCCCCTGAACGAGCAAGATGGTGAGCGTACTGGCCAGGTAGCCGACGAGCACAACCAGCGTGCTCCAGCGCAGGTAGCCCGGAATGGCATCGTGCTCGTAGATTTCTCCTCCCATATTCAGCGGCATAGCGGCCCCTCCATAAGCTCCGCAGATCAGGCCGAAGAGGCTCAGATGTCCCAGGGTGGGTATCCAGTCGGAGAGGCTACGGAAGCTGGTAGCTGGCTGGTGGCCGCGTAGCAGCCAGATGGCGCCTGCGCTGCTGATGAGGAGGATGCTGAGCAGGCTGGCGAAGAAGCCGGCATTGACCAGGTTTTGGGCGGTACGCAGACGGCGGCTGGCGAGGAGGCCCGAGAGAGCGATCAGGGCCAGAATCGCCAGTCCTTGTTGCCAGGGTTCGGTCAGCCAGCTGTGGTTGAGCCCCTGGAGATAGCTAATCATGGTAGCGGCGGACGTCACGATGAGCAGAGGACCCGGCAACCACCAGCAGAAGCCGATGAGGAAGCTCCAGTAGCGACCAAGGGCGTGGTGGGTCCAACTGTAAAGGCTGCCATCGTGAGGAAACAGTACGCCGAGCTGGGCCGAGACGATCACGGACGGCAGGAAGTAAAAGACGCCTCCGAGTAACCAGAGAAGCAGCGCCGCTGCACCGCTGCTCGCGGCGGTGGTTGAGTTCGTCAGATAGAGCATGCCCAGGACGCAGACGGCTGTGAGATCGAAGGTCCCCAAGACGGGTGGCATGGCCTTGGGCACGTAGCTTTCAGAGGGAAGCTCCTGTTCTGCTTCTTCTGTTGACTCGGGGGTGACGCTTGATTGTCTCATTGGTTCTCCTTTGGGCCATGA is a window encoding:
- a CDS encoding APC family permease yields the protein MRQSSVTPESTEEAEQELPSESYVPKAMPPVLGTFDLTAVCVLGMLYLTNSTTAASSGAAALLLWLLGGVFYFLPSVIVSAQLGVLFPHDGSLYSWTHHALGRYWSFLIGFCWWLPGPLLIVTSAATMISYLQGLNHSWLTEPWQQGLAILALIALSGLLASRRLRTAQNLVNAGFFASLLSILLISSAGAIWLLRGHQPATSFRSLSDWIPTLGHLSLFGLICGAYGGAAMPLNMGGEIYEHDAIPGYLRWSTLVVLVGYLASTLTILLVQGPATTSNPFVLITVVDSVLGKLAGNITVVALLFAYLMAATAYNYSFARLLFVGSIDQRLPGRLGQLNRERVPTSAIALQTTIAALLALLIFLAIPYILFFADARNFSLIFYNVSIASVGTVWQTILVFVYVDLALLLLKRKEQVLPRLIIPRWLLWPAIVIGPLASLVSVVSSLLVSWIPQQLDNAHWQYSVIALTSIMLVAALIGSLYASSQTSWQRMRITGS